In Rhodospirillales bacterium RIFCSPLOWO2_02_FULL_58_16, the genomic window CGGCGGCGGCCAGGGTTTCGGCGTCGCGGACCTCAAGGTAATCAACGGCGGCAAACCCCGCCTCGATAAGCCGTAGGCGGCCAAGAGCGGTCTGGTCGTCAATAGCCGCCCCGTCCGCTACGTTGCCGGCGACAGAGGTCAGGACGGCGTACAGGGCGGGAGCGATCAGGCGCTCTTTCGCCGTCAGGTAAGCATTGCGGGACGACATAGCCAGGCCGTCGGCCTCGCGCACCGTCGGGCCGGAGCGGATGGCTACCGGGATATTCAAATCGTCGACCATGCGCCTGATGACCAAAAGCTGCTGGTAATCCTTTTCGCCGAAGAAAGCGGAGTCGGGCAATGCCTGTAGCAAAAGCTTGGCGACCACGGTGGCGACGCCGGTAAAGAAGCCGGGGCGATGCTCGCCTTCCAGTATGGCGCCGATGCCGGGAACCGAGACGCAGCTTGCGTAACCGTCGGCATACATCTCTTGCGTGGTCGGGGCGAACAACAGGTGAGCGCCGGCGCCGGTCAACAGGGCGGCGTCGGCGTCCTCATGGCGGGGGTAGACGGCAAAGTCTTCGCCTTCGCTGAACTGTTTGGGGTTAACGAAAATCGTAACGATGGTGCGCTCGGTCTTTTTCAGCGACAGACGAACCAGCGACAGGTGGCCCTCGTGCAGGCCGCCCATGGTCGGAACCAGACCGACGGCGAGGCCCTCGCCGCGCCATGCGTGAACGCGGTCCCGCAGGTCTTTGACCGTGCGGACGATGTCAATCGCCATCGCCGTCCTTGCCGGATTTGGCCTGAAAACAGTGGTCCAACGTCGGGAAACGACCGGCGCGCACATCGTCTGCGTAGGCCTTGGCGGCGTCGGCGATCATCAGGCCCAGTTCGCCGTAACGCTTGACGAACCTGGGGCGAAACTCGCTGAACAAACCGACTAGGTCCTCGGTGACCAGAATCTGGCCGTCGCAAGCCGGCGAAGCGCCGATGCCGATGGTGGGGATGGCGACGGTCCTGGTGATCTTGCGGGCCAACGGCTCCATCGTGCCTTCAATGACCATGGCGAAGGCTCCGGCGTCGGCCACCGCTTCGGCGTCGGCGAGAATTGCCGCCGCCTCTTTTTTATCGCGGCCACGGGGCCGATAGCCCCCGATGATGTTAACGGATTGGGGAAGCAACCCCACATGTCCCATCACCGGAATGCCGCGCTTGGTCAAAAAGCTGATGGTGGGGGCCATCTCGACACCGCCTTCCAGCTTGACGCCGGCGCAGCCGACCTCTTTCATTACGCGGGCGCACGAGCGGAAAGCGGCTTCCGGGGATTCCTGATAGGAACCAAAGGGCATATCGACGATGACGCAAGCCTTCTTCGCGCCGCGCATCACCGCTTGACCGTGGGCGATCATCATTTCCAGAGTAACGCCGACGGTGGAGGCCATGCCGTACAGCACCATGCCCAGCGAGTCGCCTACCAGCAACAGGTCAACATGCTCGTCCAGCAACGTCGCCGTAAGACTTGTATAGGCGGTAAGACAGACAATGGGGCCGGAACCCTTGCGCCCCTTGATGTCGGTGATAGTGACCGCCCGCCTGTCGCCGGTTGCGCTCAAGATATTTTCTCCAAGACTACCAGGGCCAAAACTCATTAAATTCATGAAATTCTGTGACATCAAAATGACTGAGGGACAAGGAGAATCGGCGAAGGCGGGCTTGAAGGCCCCCGGCGAGCCGATTTTCCGCCGTCCATTCGGCCATTCTGATGTCACCCTTCTCGGGCGCGGCAGAAAAGGCGACCGGACGTCTTCAAAGGCCTCAACCGTAGCAAATACTACGCTTTTCGGCCTTCTCATAGCCGGGTCGCCTTTTCTGCTTCGCGCAGAATTCATGGATTTAATGAGTCTTGGCCCTGATTACCGCTAATAACATATCCACTTCTGCGCCGTCACGGAGTACATTACGAAAAATTCACCCGGAGACGCTACTATGAAGTACGCGGCGAAGACGATCATGGCCTTGGCCATGCCGGCTATAATGGCCGGTTGCCAGACATCGTCTGAGAAAGCGGACGTAGTGAAAATAGAAGCTGAAGCCGTCAAACCGGCGGAGCCGGTTCGCGCCGCGCGGCAGATGATTTCCACCGCCAATCCGCTGGCCACCGAGGCGGGCCTGAAAATGCTGCGCGAGGGCGGCTCCGCCGTTGACGCCGCCATCGCCGCCGGGATGGTACTGAATCTGGTGGAGCCTCAATCATCGGGGATCGGCGGCGGCGGGTTCATGATCCATTTCGCCGCCAAGTCCGGCGAGATCGCCTCCTACGACGGGCGCGAAACGGCGCCGGCCTCGGCCACCCCCTATATGTTTCTCGACGGACAGGGCCGGCCGAGGAAATTCAACGATGTCGTCGCCGGCGGCCTTTCCGTCGGCGTGCCGGGGCTGCTGAGGATGCTGGAGACGGCCCACAAGGAACACGGCAAGCTACCCTGGAAGCAACTGTTTGAACCGGCGATCAAACTGGCCACGGAAGGCTTCACGGTGTCCAAGCGCCTGAATGCGATGATTGACGGCACCGCGCACATCAAGGACTTCCCGGAAGCCGCCGCCTATTTCCTGACCAAAGACGGAAAAGCCAAGCCGGAGGGAAGCAAACTGGTCAACAAGCAGTTGGCCGAGACCTTCCGCCTGATTTCCACCGGCGGCGCCGACGCCTTCTATAACGGCGGCATCGCCGATGACATCGTCGCCACCGTGCGTAAAGCCGGTAAAAATAACGGCAGCATGAAAACCGCCGACCTTGCTTCCTACAAGGCGATAAAACGCGACCCGACCTGTCTTTTCTACCGCGTGTGGATGGTTTGCGGCATGGGACCGCCGTCATCGGGAGGAATCGCCACCTTGCAGATTCTCGGCATCCTGCAAAAGTTTGACATGGCGGCGCTGAAACCCGAGGCGGGCGCTCCTGCCCTGCCGGCCGTCCATCTGATGATCGAGGCCGGGCGGCTGGCGTTCGCCGACCGCTCCACCTACATAGCCGATCCCGCCTTCATCCCGGTGCCTGTTTCCGGCATGCTCGATCCCGGATATCTTGACTCGCGGGCCGCCGAGATTTCAAAAACCAAAAGCATGGGCAAGGCAATGCCGGGAATGCCGGGCGCTTCTTCCGGGCTTCGCCCGGCGCCGGACGACTCCTCCGAGGGCGTATCAACTACCCACCTCAGCGTTGTCGACAGTGACGGAAACGCCGTTTCATTGACCTCCAGCATCGAGGATATGTTCGGATCACGGCTGATGGTGCGCGGCTTTTTGCTCAACAACCAATTAACCGATTTCTCGTTCTCCCCGATTGAGGACGGCGTCCAAATCGCCAACCGGGCGGAGCCGGGCAAGCGTCCCCGCAGTTCCATGGCGCCGACTATGGTCTTTGACGGCGACGGACGGGTGGTTATGGCCGTAGGCTCGCCCGGCGGCCCGCATATCATCAGCTATGTGGCCAAGACGCTGATCGCCGCGCTTGACTGGCGCCTGAACATCAGGCAAGCCGTCGATCTGCCCAACTTTACCAACCTTAACGGCGCCGTCGAACTGGAACAGGGAACCGCACTGGAAGCGATGAAAAAAGCTCTTACAGAAATGGGACATGAAGTCCGAATTAATCCGCTGGTCAGCGGCCTGCACGCCGTCACCGCCTCCAGGGAAGGCCTCGCCGGAGCCGCTGATAAACGCCTTGAAGGCGCGGCGCAGGGCGATTGATGGCTTGCTCTTCATCCGATCTCCCCCGCATATTTCTGCTGCCGGGCCAGGAACGACGGATCGCCTCCGGCCACCCATGGGTTTATTCCAATGAAGTGCGGATGAACGATGAGGCCAAGGCGCTGGAGCCGGGAACCCCGGTCATACTTTGCCGGGCTGACGGCAAACCCCTGGGCGTCGGCGCTTTCAACCCGCGTTGCCTGATCTGCTTTCGGATGATGACCGACGACGCGAAGGTAACGGTGGACCGACCCTTCATCGCCGGACGATTAAAGCGGGCGCTTGATCTGCGCCGACGGCTGTTCCCGAAGCCTTACTATCGGCTGGTTC contains:
- a CDS encoding gamma-glutamyltransferase — encoded protein: MKYAAKTIMALAMPAIMAGCQTSSEKADVVKIEAEAVKPAEPVRAARQMISTANPLATEAGLKMLREGGSAVDAAIAAGMVLNLVEPQSSGIGGGGFMIHFAAKSGEIASYDGRETAPASATPYMFLDGQGRPRKFNDVVAGGLSVGVPGLLRMLETAHKEHGKLPWKQLFEPAIKLATEGFTVSKRLNAMIDGTAHIKDFPEAAAYFLTKDGKAKPEGSKLVNKQLAETFRLISTGGADAFYNGGIADDIVATVRKAGKNNGSMKTADLASYKAIKRDPTCLFYRVWMVCGMGPPSSGGIATLQILGILQKFDMAALKPEAGAPALPAVHLMIEAGRLAFADRSTYIADPAFIPVPVSGMLDPGYLDSRAAEISKTKSMGKAMPGMPGASSGLRPAPDDSSEGVSTTHLSVVDSDGNAVSLTSSIEDMFGSRLMVRGFLLNNQLTDFSFSPIEDGVQIANRAEPGKRPRSSMAPTMVFDGDGRVVMAVGSPGGPHIISYVAKTLIAALDWRLNIRQAVDLPNFTNLNGAVELEQGTALEAMKKALTEMGHEVRINPLVSGLHAVTASREGLAGAADKRLEGAAQGD
- a CDS encoding 3-methyl-2-oxobutanoate hydroxymethyltransferase; translated protein: MSATGDRRAVTITDIKGRKGSGPIVCLTAYTSLTATLLDEHVDLLLVGDSLGMVLYGMASTVGVTLEMMIAHGQAVMRGAKKACVIVDMPFGSYQESPEAAFRSCARVMKEVGCAGVKLEGGVEMAPTISFLTKRGIPVMGHVGLLPQSVNIIGGYRPRGRDKKEAAAILADAEAVADAGAFAMVIEGTMEPLARKITRTVAIPTIGIGASPACDGQILVTEDLVGLFSEFRPRFVKRYGELGLMIADAAKAYADDVRAGRFPTLDHCFQAKSGKDGDGD
- a CDS encoding pantoate--beta-alanine ligase, whose translation is MAIDIVRTVKDLRDRVHAWRGEGLAVGLVPTMGGLHEGHLSLVRLSLKKTERTIVTIFVNPKQFSEGEDFAVYPRHEDADAALLTGAGAHLLFAPTTQEMYADGYASCVSVPGIGAILEGEHRPGFFTGVATVVAKLLLQALPDSAFFGEKDYQQLLVIRRMVDDLNIPVAIRSGPTVREADGLAMSSRNAYLTAKERLIAPALYAVLTSVAGNVADGAAIDDQTALGRLRLIEAGFAAVDYLEVRDAETLAAAEVPGHPARALAAVRLGKTRLIDNVAL